A single region of the Vicia villosa cultivar HV-30 ecotype Madison, WI linkage group LG4, Vvil1.0, whole genome shotgun sequence genome encodes:
- the LOC131599440 gene encoding F-box/kelch-repeat protein At3g23880-like, translated as MNSPPAKSPHLNGAPTSLLFLLDELISEILSRLPVKTLMQMKCVCKSWKTLISDPAFAKLHLQRSPKNTHFLLTPEWSMPDEDWDCCVVPFTVTDLIESPLLITSNYRLRSITVSYGPQSRYRLRNMDCWKIVGSCNGLLCLLGGSWATENQKFWLRFWNPATRTLSEKLGYLTEFWRLAFGYDVSANSYKVVAFSSTKVKVFSLSDNVWKNIDCFPTVPFGFHPSSPGRYPFMNSGVYISSTINWLAIRNKSQYDWNDITIEQFVIVSLNLGTETYQELLPPRGFVEVPPVEPSVNVLMDCLCFSHRAKGTHFVIWKMMEFGVRESWTLFLSISFQSLQIYDGIDDWLAYGSQLFLFPLYFSDSNDTLIIASNQEGDGFYNQQAILYNWRYNIVEEITSKHTEILWFYTKDYVESLVSTCPKTTPSINFKHIRHY; from the exons ATGAATTCCCCTCCAGCGAAGTCTCCGCATTTAAACGGCGCTCCGACATCACTGTTATTTCTCCTTGATGAACTCATCTCAGAAATTCTTTCGCGGCTTCCCGTCAAAACTCTCATGCAAATGAAATGTGTTTGTAAGTCATGGAAAACCCTAATCTCCGATCCCGCCTTTGCTAAATTGCACCTTCAGCGATCGCCAAAAAACACCCACTTCTTACTGACACCAGAATGGTCTATGCCTGACGAGGATTGGGATTGCTGCGTCGTACCCTTTACCGTAACTGATTTGATAGAGAGTCCATTGCTCATCACTAGCAACTATCGATTGAGGAGTATCACTGTTTCCTATGGTCCTCAGTCTCGCTACCGATTGAGGAATATGGATTGCTGGAAGATAGTTGGTTCATGTAATGGATTGCTCTGCTTGCTCGGTGGTTCTTGGGCTACCGAGAATCAAAAATTCTGGCTCCGTTTTTGGAACCCAGCCACGAGGACATTATCTGAAAAATTAGGTTATCTAACTGAATTTTGGAGGTTGGCATTTGGTTATGATGTTTCAGCCAACTCTTATAAGGTGGTGGCTTTCTCTTCAACCAAGGTGAAAGTTTTTAGTTTGAGTGACAATGTTTGGAAAAACATTGACTGTTTTCCAACGGTTCCATTCGGTTTTCATCCTAGTAGTCCCGGCCGTTACCCATTTATGAATAGTGGTGTTTATATAAGTAGTACTATTAACTGGTTGGCTATTCGAAATAAGTCTCAATATGATTGGAATGATATTACCATTGAGCAATTTGTGATTGTCTCGCTCAATCTTGGCACGGAGACTTACCAGGAGTTGTTGCCACCTCGGGGTTTTGTTGAAGTACCACCTGTCGAGCCATCTGTAAATGTGTTGATGGACTGTCTTTGTTTTTCTCACCGTGCCAAGGGAACTCATTTTGTTATATGGAAGATGATGGAATTTGGAGTTCGAGAGTCTTGGACTTTATTCCTCAGCATTAGTTTTCAAAGTCTTCAAATTTACGATGGCATTGATGATTGGCTGGCATATGGTTCTCAATTGTTTCTGTTTCCTTTGTATTTTTCTGACAGTAACGACACACTGATTATTGCAAGCAATCAAGAAGGTGATGGTTTTTACAACCAACAGGCAATTCTCTATAATTGGAGATATAATATAGTAGAGGAAATTACTTCAAAGCACACCGAGATATTGTGGTTTTATACCAAGGATTATGTTGAAAGCTTGGTTTCGACCTGTCCAAA GACCACACCATCAATCAACTTCAAGCACATAAGGCATTATTGA